ctgcagagatctacagctgaggtgggagactctgtccataggacaacaatcagtcgtatattgcacaaatctggcctttatggaagagtggcaagaagaaagccatttcttaaagatatccataaaaagtgttgtttaaagtttgccacaagccacctgggagacacaccaaacatgtggaagaaggtgctctggtcagatgaaaccaaaattgaactttttggcaacaatgcaaaacgttatgtttggcgtaaaagcaacacagctgaacacaccatccccactgtcaaacatggtggtggcagcatcatggtttgggcctgcttttcttcagcagggacagggaagatggttcaaattgatgggaagatggatggagccaaatacaggaccattctggaagaaaacctgatggagtctgcaaaagacctgagactgggacggagatttgtcttccaacaagacaatgatccaaaacataaagcaaaatctacaatggaatggttcaaaaataaacatatccaggtgttagaatggccaagtcaaagtccagacctgaatccaatcgagaatctgtggaaagaactgaaaactgctgttcacaaatgctctccatccaacctcactgagctcgagctgttttgcaaggaggaatgggaaaaaatgtcagtctctcgatgtgcaaaactgatagagacataccccaagcgacttacagctgtaatcgcagcaaaaggtggcgctacaaagtattgacttaagggggctgaataattttgcacgcccaatttttcattttttgatttgttaaaaaagtttgaaatatccaataaatgtcgttccacttcatgattgtgtcccacttgttgttgattcttcacaaaaaaatacagttttatatctttatgtttgaagcctgaaatgtggcaaaaggtcgcaaagttcaagggggccgaatattttcgcaaggcactgtataccatgTTCAAACAACTTTTTATTTTGTTTAATTGAATAAAATAAAGATCTGCTCACTAATTGGTTGCACCTAACGAATAAAGAAATAATAAACAGGAACGTCGCAAGCATTACAATAAGTTATTGCTGGTTGAGTCTCTCGGTTCAAAACGTCTGCACAGAGATGGCGTGTTACTGGAAATTAGGCTAATGACAGTGAGAATATGCACAAACAGTGGCTTTTGATGGCCATCCCCTACCTGGGCTTGTCATGGTGTAGGTgatccatctctctccatgtatTTGTCTGAGTGTCAAACTCCCATCCGTCACCTAAAGGAAAGATATGAAAGAATATGTATGATTTTTTACAAACCACCCTCAATACATATGTCATTCTTTACAAAAGCACTACTCACAggaaacccagaactaaaatcttcAGTAATGCGTCAGAGGCTCGATTAAGTTCTGGGGGGAAGACATGTTAGAAAAAATACTAGAATGAGGGGCAGAAGCAAGGCGGtagctccacccccctctctttaCAAGTTACAGGCTAGTCTATGGGCCAATTGTGCCACCCACTTCCTAAATGCAAAAGATGTGAACACCTGCGAaatcgtgatttgtccaaatGATCCGTGGTGATAATAAATCTGCGCAGCGGAACAAAGTTCCTCGTTAGTCATCGCATCAGTCTGTTGACAGATGCTAAAATACCAGTTATGTTACATGCTGTCCACAAGTGATTACAAAAGCACTTTAGCATTTTAGAAAGACGTAAGTGCTATAAGGACCGATGGGGCTGTTATGAATCCTTATTACACCCATAATGCATTAGGGTTTgataaaaatacaaatgtaaaaaataaaaaaaaactaaacgaATGTATCTATTTGCTGATTCAATGAGGTAACACTTTTGTTAGACATAACTAGCCTAGTAGACAAAAGTGAGTGTAGCACTCGGTCTGGTTTATCCAGGCTAGCTTCAGACTTACTTAAAGATTCACCGGTGATACTCAGCCCACCAAACAGGAAGAGGGTGTGGTCAGACACTGGGGTCAGAGTGTGCATGGAACGCCCCACGGGCACCAAAGACGAGAGGAAGTCACTGGAGGAATGCAGAGTgttttacacaaacacacagatataGCACTAAACACATGCTAACAAGGACAAAAGTTTTTACAGAGACAAGCCCCTGGTTGTTGTAGGTTGAGTAAACATATTAGATCTAACAGTCTTGAGGCACGCTAGAGACCCAGGTTCAAACCCAGTCAGTCACATACTTTATATAGATATAGAGTAAATGAGCTTACATCCGTGTCCATATCCAGGTGTCCAGATCCAGACAGTGGATGTCCAAATCTGTGTCCTCCTGTCACAAATATGAAATGTTTTGAAATCACAGGGACATAAGTCAGTCACCATCAGCAAATCCTTGCCACATCCAAAGCCACATTGTCAGCTTCTTTTCTCTTCTCCTGATAGGTCAATACAGTTGGCAACCACTGATATAAAGACGTTCAAAGCAAAGGTCCAGAGTTGATTTCAAGATGGCAGATCCAAAAAGAGATGTTGTATACCACCCATAAACAGCAGGAATCTAATGGTGGTCCACTCACCAGACCTCCGCAGATGTAACCTTTGTCCCCCAGGGTGGCGCTGGTGTGGGAGGCTCTAGGAGATGGGGTCTGACCCTACGGAAAGAAGCCACGAGGGAACGTGTCATCAAGAGTATTATCAATGTGTCAACAACAGAAAACAAATGACAAGATAGTTGCTACATACTTGAATAAAAATCATACTTAAATCATGATTAGGGACATGTCAACAATAATAAGACCATTCATTTCATTCACATGAATATAgtagtaccacacacacactcacatgggTTTCAGGTTCTTCCCACGTCGCAGTGTGTGTGTCAAAAACATTGACTTCGCTGTTCCAGCCCCAGAACCTAAAGAATGTCGTCCCAATCATTGCCTGAGGAGTTATAACACCCAAGTAAAACATAAGCATATTCCAGTATCAGTGAACATGTAGTGTATTTATATTGTTTGTTAATTTCTTATTTATTTACCCAGGATGATTCATGGACTGTGAAGTTCCTTGAGTTGTTGACCTCTCTTATGGTTTTACATCCATACCCTCCAAAGTAGATGAGCCTATAAAACAATAACACAAAAGATCACTAATGGCACCATCATTACTACATCCAGCTGCTCACTGCAGCTATTGATTAATAAATGCGTCGAAAGTAACCCTCTCACATATATTGCAAGCAGTGAACACAGTGTACACTCACATAATGTTTGCATCGTTTTGTTTGTTCACAATACACCCATCACTGTAATCTAAGTCAGTCCTTACTACGAATGGCTATTTCCCTCCCATTGAGATGTAATAAGTAGGTAAATTAGCAAGTAAAATGAGGATTCCAACTGAGTGAATCTGAATAGGCAGTTAATAGACATTGTCAGCTAGAAGGTGTGAATGTTTGGCGAATGGCTCAAGAGCACCTTTTGTTGTGGGGCTAGCCTTAATGCTAGTAACAATGGGCGTGGGGAGAAGGCTTTAAAATACCCTCTACCTCTGCATCGTCATCACATTTCTAGGCCTAACCAGTCTGGCTAGTGATCAATGTCATAAATGTCGGTTTGCAAActaccggtaatttaccaaagtaAATCAGAATTTTCAATCATCAACAGGTCATCTATGGCCATATATGGTCATTTATacttaaataatttaaaaaatatatattttatatttgcgtccatgagtttctagttaatagaccatatggttcaagagaaaatggCCTAATGCAAAAACAACATCAACCAACAATGGCATTCTTTTTCAATTaacactgcaactcttccaactattgacttttttcacatccGCCACCAGTTTGACGCTAAAACATTTACAGCAAAGATGTATTGACAtttaatatatacagtggggcaaaaaagtatttagtcagccaccaattgtgcaagttctcctacttaaaagatgagaggcctgtaatgttcatcataggtacacttcaactatgacagacaaaattagagaaaaaaaatccagaaaatcacattgtaggatttttaatgaatttatttgcaaattatggtggaaaataagtatttggtcacctacaaacaaccaagatttctggctttcacagacctgtaacttcttctttaagaggctcctctgtcctccactcgttacctgtattaatggcacctgtttgaacttgttatcggtataaaagacacctgtccacaacctcaaacagtcacactccaaactccactatggccaagaccaaagagctgtcaaaggacaccagaaacaaaattgtagaccagcaccaggctgggaagactgaatcaactgtgggagcaattattaggaaatggaagacatacaagacccctgataatctccctcgatctggggctccacgcaagatctcacaccgtggggtcaaaatgatcacaagaaggGTGAGCAAagatcccagaaccacacggggggacctggtgaatgacctgcagagagctgggaccaaagtaacaaagcctaccatcagtaacacactacgccgccagggactcaaatcctgcagtgccagacgtgcttaagccagtacatgtccaggcccgtctaaagtttgctagagagcatttggatgatccagaagaagattgggagaatgtcatatggtcagatgaaaccaaaatataacttttttgtaaaaactcaactcgttgtgtttggaggacaaataatgctgagttgcatgcaaagaacaccatacctactgtgaagcatgggggtggaaacatcatgctttggggctgtttttctgcaaaggggccaggacgactgatccgtgtaaaggaaagaatgaatggggccatgtatcgtgagattttgagtgaaaacctccttccatcagcaagggcattgaagatgaaacgtggctgggtctttcagcatgacaatgatcccaaacacaccgcccgggcaacgaaggagtggctttgtaagaagcatttcaaggtcctggccTAGCCagtccagatctcaaccccatagaaaatctttggagggagttgaaagtccgtgttgcccagcaacagccccaaaacatcactgctctagaggagatctgcatggagtaatgggccaaaaaaacagcaacagtgtgtgaaaaccttgtgaagacttacagaaaacgtttgacctctgtcattgccaacaaagggtatataacgaagtattgagataaacttttgtgaTTGACcagatacttattttccacaataatttgcaaataaattcataaaaaaatcctacaatgtgattttctggatttcttttctcattgtctgtcatagttgaagtgtacctatgatgaaaattacaggcctctctcatctttttaagtgggagaacttgcacaattggtggctgactaaatacttttttgccccactgtaaatacacGTTTTATTAACCTTCATTTAATtcggcaagccagttaagaacaaatgattatttacaatgacagcctaccctggggcgtcaggtagcctagtggttagagcgtttcgATCTTGAATCCCCGATATGACATGGTAAAAAAATCTTCCGTTCTACCCCCAAACAAGGcaatttaacccactgttcctaggccgtcattgaaaataagaatttgttcttaaatgacttgcctagttaaataaacggtcaataaaaaataaatacggAAAATAAGATATTTTATACTGAAACcgtcatattaaacaccaatggtattcactaagttgatgggtTGTAGtgaggataatgttttacagctttgtcattctattttttatttaacaatcatctaattttatatattttacatgtgatgaAAATTCAATCTAGGCAGAATCTACCGCATACACAAAGCTGATTAGTGAAGGTGCTGGAAGAAAATCCAAAACTGGAGAAACAGCAAAAAGTcagatgcaatttttttttttaatagaagCTAAGCTTTCGGTCAGTCAACCATCAGAGCATATCCACAAACAATAGTGGGACAGGTAAGGCCAAAAAGATGTCCAGAGAAATGTAGACACCTCTAATTATCGGAAGCACCCAAAAAGGCCACTAGATGTCATGTGATGAAAATTCCATAAAATCcttaaaagtaaaaaaaacaaagtgtgtgtgtacattacttTAGTGCTTGCAGAGATAGCACACTGACAAAGTTCTATACCCATGtaggtctttgtgtgtgtgtgtgtgtgtgtgtgtgtgtgtgtgtgtgtgtgtgtgtgtgtgtgtgtgtgtgtgtgtgcgcgtgttacCATCCTTGTGAGTACCGGAAATCCCCCAAAGTCCCCACAACGATAGAACTACAAGGAAAATTCTCCCTCGTGGGTACATTTCCCACAAGTAAAAATACTATTTTAAGCTTAGGAGTTAGGGGTATAATTAGGGTTATAATTAGGGTTAGAGGTTTAGGGTAAggagttacattttgaatggaaatctattttaggtccccacaagcaTAGTAAAACATGATGTGCGTGTGTACCTGTCTCGGTTTACCCAACAGGACTGTTTGTCTCTGGGTGAGGGGGTGTTTCCCCCAGCGTCTGTCACTTTCCTCCAGGTGTAGCATCCTTCCAGCAGGCCAACACTGTACAGctgcagacagagcaacacaggAACATTAAGCTCTCATTTTAACACAAGCAGTGGACTGTTGCTCCATAATGTATCACAGACATAAAAGGTATAGGCTCTGTCCAGAAGCAACCCCAACCTACTAGGCACTTGTGTAGATACAAGAGGATTGCATTTAGGGTGTAAGCAATGTAGCCCTATGTTGGTCtttgtgtgtgcgcacacacacattttactatacttgtggagtaccagaagtcctcacaagaatagtaaaccacCTAAAATTCAAAGAAGTGAACACATTTTGCTGGTCCCCACTTGTAAAAAAGGCCCTTTTAGGCTTAGTGGTTTAGTTTGGGGtaaggtttaggagttagggaaAATAGAgctttgaatgggaatcaattgttggcCCCCAAAAAGTCAAGTATAGtaggacagctgtgtgtgtgtgtgtcaattttGATCCTTAATGATCTCAACGCCAATGCCTGCTTTCTGAGTGAATATAGAGATGCTTTCACTCTGTAAAACAGAGACTTGGTTAGCTGATGAGATTTCTAATGTGCTGAAATTGAAGGGATTTTATGGCCCCATTCACGCAGAGCGCGACCTGGCATCGCCGGAGGAGGGGTTGTGTTTCTACATAAACCAACGCTAGTGTTCTTCCACAAATATCAAGAGCAAAAGACTTTGAAATGTTAGTCATCTCATTGCGCCATTTCAGTGTTTATCCCAACTGTTTATGTACTAGCCACAGCATACTACTACAATGGCTGCTAACATCACCTACCAATTTGTCTCCTGAAGATTTTAACTCTTGCTCACTTCACACTGACCTATAAAACTATGAACAATGTGTTACTTGTAGCACAAGGGGAGATAGGAAACTAGACTTGTGTTATGGTAATATTAACAGGGCATACAAGTCACTGCAGACGCCTCCAGTACTACTAAAATACAAACAAGAGCAGGAAAAGTATTGGAAAGGGCAGTTCAgatatggtcagatgaagcgaCAGATCaaacaaattgtatttgtcacatgcgccgaatacaacaggtgtagacttgaccgtgaaatgcttacttacaagcccttaactaacaatgcagttcaagatatagagttaagaaaatatttactgaaaAAACTCAAgttaaaaaaatctaatcaaaagtaactaattacataacaataacgaggctctatacagggggtaccggtaccgagccaATGTGTGGGATTAAAGGTAAtatgtaaagtgactatgcactttacaagtgggtgggggggggggggggggggggtcaatataaATACCCTGCAAGGATGTTTTTCCCTGTACAAATTGGGACATTATCAGTATCAGCAGAGACTGCATATAGCCATTTCTGTGAGGGCATGTTAATCCCCACAAAGATGGTGAAATGCTATCCAAATAACAAGCCTTGGATTAGTGCAGAGCTGAAACAGATATCCCTTTCTGCTGGCAACCAAAAGGAAGTGAACACTGCAAGGGACCATTAAAACAACAAACAGCCCAGGCTAAAGACAACTACAAAAAGAAAGTGGACACCAAGGGACGGCTACCGAAGGAATGCGCAGATGAACTGGCAGACATCTTTTGCACTCTCCTTAATAAAGTGGAACTTACAATGTTTTAagtactttgcagatatgaaaacAGACCATCATATCACTCCAAAATAttaaattcccagtttatgctacaaaaccaactttaaaacagtttttaTTTTAAAGAAGGTTATTTCTATTTGACTCAACATTCCATGATGTACACTAAGGCATTGTgcatctgccctctcattgggtAGAATGGTCCCACCGGATTTCCACTGTCTCTCTTGTGTGTGCATCCTTTTCCTGGAATTCTCTTCTGCTTTTCGACTGCATGCAGCCTCACCTTCTCTGTGTAAAACTCTAACACCTGCAGGTAGACCCCAGCATTATCTTGTGGGTGCTGGACTTCCTGCTGAACAGGGGGCAGTATGCCAAGttcaacaacacaacatcccttcCTCTGTGTACATCTACTGGTTCAAGGGGGAAATTAATCTCTCCAGTGCTATTCTCCATGTCCACCAATGACATGAAAGGTTCAGACAGAGACTGCTTGGCAGCGAAATACACCGACGACGCCACCCTTGTGGACTCCTCAGATTACACAATGCATTCCCAAACAGAAGTAAACAGGGTTTATGAATGGTGCTataacaacctcacactcaacatcaacaaaatcaATGCTCATTGATTTCCAGAGGAAAGCAGAGGAAGCCAGCTATTCCTGGGTATTGAACAGGCAGAAAGAGCGGGGAGATTCAAGTACCTGGGGAATATCATGGAGAGCAGACTCGCTTTTAATGGCAACActgaaaacatatatttttttgtatccaACAACATCTGCACCTCCTATGTAGACTAAGACAACGTTgtgcttagttccctcctgtactccccattcacccacgactgtgtggccgcacacgactccaacaccatcattaagtttgctgacgacacgacagtggtagTCCTGAACACCAACGACAATgagagtgtgtggtgtggtgccaggtcaacaacctctcccctcaacgtcagcaagacaaaggagctggtcTTTGAACACAGGAAACAGAAGGACGAGCACgccccccattcacatcaacggggctgtagtggagcgggtcgagagtttcaagttcatcggtgtccacatcactaaggacctatcatggccCAAACACTAAcccagtcatgaagagggcacaacaacacttcttccccctcaggaggctgaaaaaatttggcatggacccacagatcctcaaaaagttattcagctgcaacattgagagcatcttgactgattACGTCACTGTCTGgtatatggcaactgcttggcatctgaccgcaagacactacagagagtagtgcaaACAACCCAATAAATCACTGGAGCTGAGctcactgccatccaggacctctataccaggcggtgtcagaggaaggccttataaaaaagactccagccacccaagtcatagactgttctctccgctaccgcacggtaagcggtaccggagtgccaagtatGGGACCAAAacgctcctgaacagcttctacccccaagatataagactgctgaacagttaatcaaatggctacccggagtatttgcattgaccccctatATTTttttgcactggctctatgctgACTCACTGGACTCTAGCCtcattgtaattttttttaccaTTTCCTTTAATTTGTTGCATTTTAAATTTGCATTGTTTCACGGTAAAGTCCACAACGGTtcggttgtattcagcgcatgtgacaaataaaattggatttgaactGCATGTCAACACCCAGGGTCTTCAGGGAATCTTTGATAGACGGGCAAAGGAAAAGGCCAAACGATCCATAGAGGACCCCACACACAACCTTGCCCAATGATTTGAGCTGCTGCCCTCCAGAAGGAGATATACTCTAAAGTATCACTGTTCAGCAAGAATAGGAGCAGGTCAAGTTTCATTCCGAcggccatcaggctgctgaacagtgggacataggacagatgtaggtCCAATACATGGTCCGACAGTAGGACACAGCaactgtgaatgtgtgtgcattAACTATCCATTTTGTCTGCATTACCTGTATTATAGTGTATTGTTTTTGTGTATTTGCTTGCAGACTTCACAAAATGAATTTCCATGTAAATAGACAAAGTACATTGAATCGTATAGCTTGAATTACacttcacaaggccgcagggccagacgaattaccaggacgtgtccTTCAAGCATGACCAACTGGCAAGcattttcactgacattttcaaccagtCCCTGacggagtctgtaataccaacatgtttcaagcagaccactatagtccctgtgcccaagaacactaaggtaacctgcctaaatgactaccgacccatagcgctcacatctgtagccacgaagtgctttgaaaagctggtcatggctcacatcaacaccattatcccagaaaccctagacccactccaatttgcataccaccccaacatatctacagatgatgcactctctattgcactcaacactgccctttcccacctggacaaaaggaacacctatgtgagaatgctattcattgactacagctcagagttcaacaccatagtgccctcaaatctAATCActaagcaaaggaccctgtgaataaacacctccctctgcaactggatgctggaattcctgacgggccgcccccaggtggtaagggtagggaacaacacatccgccatgctgatcctcaacacagtcccttcctgtactccctgttcactcatgactgcaaggccaggcacaactccaacaccatcatcaagtttgccgataaCACAACAGTGCAACAGTGCAAAAAaaatcaccgacaacgatgaggcagcctatagggaggaggtcagagacctgaccgtgtggggcaaggacaacaacctctccctcaacgtgatcaagacaaaggagatgattatggactacaggaaaaggaggcccgagcacgcccccattctcatcgacggggttgtagtggaacaggttgagagcgtcaaggtccttggtgcccacatcaccaacaaacaatcatggtccaaacacactaagacaattgtgaagagggcacgacaaagcctattccccctcaggagactgaaaagatttggcatgggtcctcagatcctcaaaaggttctacagctgctccATCGAGAACATCCTTACTGGTTGCGtcgccgcctggtatggcaactgctcggcctccgaccgcaaggcactacagagggtagtgcgtacggcccagtacatcactggggccaagcttcttcaaatcaaatcaaaaaatgttatatagcccttcgtacatcagctgatatctcaaagtgctgtacagaaacccagcctaaaaccccaaacagcaagcaatgcaggtgtagaagcatccaggacctctataccaggcggtgtcagaggaaggccctaaaaattgtcaaagactccagacccctcttttacgctgctgctacgctcagtttataatctatgcatagtcactttaactctacctacatgtacatattacctcaattacctcgactaattGGTGCCCccctcacactgactctgtaccagtaccccctgtataaagcctcgcttcttattttactgttgctgtttaattatttgttact
This window of the Oncorhynchus clarkii lewisi isolate Uvic-CL-2024 chromosome 16, UVic_Ocla_1.0, whole genome shotgun sequence genome carries:
- the LOC139368241 gene encoding kelch domain-containing protein 1-like, whose amino-acid sequence is MMDTGTGVEMSNSLERSDHTAFVEGSFLYVWGGCKSVSGTETLLPSDEIWLCDLESGIWERRGMEGEIPPALSGACGSYHNGTLYVFGGCDPNGHTNQLYSVGLLEGCYTWRKVTDAGGNTPSPRDKQSCWVNRDRLIYFGGYGCKTIREVNNSRNFTVHESSWAMIGTTFFRFWGWNSEVNVFDTHTATWEEPETHGQTPSPRASHTSATLGDKGYICGGLEDTDLDIHCLDLDTWIWTRIDFLSSLVPVGRSMHTLTPVSDHTLFLFGGLSITGESLSDGWEFDTQTNTWREMDHLHHDKPRLWHSACRGKDSDVVVFGGSRDYVLLMDSVTVLRSPSQNHCKDVLVFQTQPYPLLRLCKDCIGCNADVLQEQLLWLPPKLQETVDKRVSFFRIGPNQENKKRLDLVLD